One segment of Streptosporangium brasiliense DNA contains the following:
- a CDS encoding LLM class flavin-dependent oxidoreductase, which translates to MVEDNIRGVARGTSDVPLSILELATVGSGVSATETLRASTELARRAEKLGYHRIWVAEHHGMPSVASSSPAVLIAHLAAATTTIRLGSGGVMLPNHAPLIVAEQFGTLHALHPGRIDLGLGRAPGTDPATARALRRHGLDADDFPEQLAELTAFLDGAFPAGHPLEKVVATPRSPESGRPPIWLLGSSGFSAQLAGLLGLPFAFAHHFSSANTIPALDLYRSTFQPSAVLDRPYAMIGVSAVAADTPEQALRMARSGGLSMLRLRRGAPQPVPTPEEAEAYPYSPVEQQIMDDYLSNVVHGDPAQVRAGLEELRKRTEADELMITTLVHSTADRIRSYELIAETYELPRSL; encoded by the coding sequence ATGGTTGAAGACAACATCCGTGGCGTGGCCCGCGGCACCTCCGACGTCCCCCTGTCGATCCTCGAACTGGCCACGGTCGGTTCGGGTGTGAGCGCCACCGAGACCCTGCGGGCGAGCACCGAGCTGGCCAGGCGGGCGGAGAAGCTGGGCTACCACCGGATCTGGGTCGCCGAACATCACGGGATGCCCTCGGTGGCCAGCTCCTCCCCCGCCGTACTGATCGCCCACCTGGCCGCGGCGACCACGACCATCCGGCTGGGCTCCGGCGGCGTGATGCTGCCCAACCACGCGCCCCTGATCGTCGCCGAGCAGTTCGGCACTCTCCACGCGCTGCATCCGGGCCGCATCGACCTCGGGCTCGGCCGGGCTCCGGGCACCGACCCCGCCACGGCCCGGGCGCTGCGCCGCCACGGCCTGGACGCCGACGACTTCCCCGAGCAGCTCGCCGAGCTGACCGCCTTCCTGGACGGCGCGTTCCCGGCGGGCCATCCGCTCGAGAAGGTCGTCGCCACTCCGCGGTCGCCCGAGTCGGGCCGGCCGCCGATCTGGCTCCTCGGATCCAGCGGCTTCAGCGCCCAGCTCGCCGGCCTGCTCGGGCTGCCGTTCGCGTTCGCCCACCACTTCAGCTCGGCGAACACCATCCCCGCCCTGGACCTCTACCGCTCGACCTTCCAGCCCTCGGCGGTGCTCGACCGGCCGTACGCGATGATCGGCGTCTCCGCCGTCGCCGCGGACACCCCGGAACAGGCGCTCCGCATGGCCCGCTCGGGCGGGCTGTCCATGCTGCGCCTGCGCCGCGGGGCCCCGCAGCCGGTCCCCACCCCCGAGGAGGCCGAGGCCTACCCTTACAGCCCGGTGGAGCAGCAGATCATGGACGACTACCTGTCCAACGTGGTGCACGGGGACCCCGCCCAGGTGCGGGCGGGCCTTGAGGAGTTGCGCAAGCGCACCGAGGCCGACGAGTTGATGATCACCACGCTGGTCCACAGCACCGCGGACCGGATCCGCTCCTACGAGCTGATCGCCGAGACCTACGAGCTGCCGCGGAGCCTGTGA
- the fdh gene encoding formate dehydrogenase → MAQGGWISRWPVIRQLRGEDGRGDAARSARTDALRPRTEEADTVARSVCPYCAVGCGQLVYVKDGRVTQIEGDPDSPISRGRLCPKGSASKQLVTHPGRQTRVLYRRPHGTDWEPLDLETAMDMIADRVLRTRRETWQQEEKGKVVRRTMGIAGLGGATLDNEENYLMKKLYTALGAIQVENQARIUHSSTVPGLGTSFGRGGATDFQQDLAESDCIVIQGSNMAECHPVGFQWVVEARARGAKVFHVDPRYTRTSALADKHVPIRAGSDIVLLGALINHVLANGLDFREYVLAYTNASTIVSERFQDTEDLDGLFSGFDPDTRKYDPSSWSYEGAHEEAAAGLRDEQLEGGPRHAEEAGAEQYGSGGAAMRARPPTDPTLTHPRCVYQILKRHFARYTPETVAELCGISQEDFAELAGAVTANSGRERTTAWVYSVGWTQHSVGVQYIRTAAILQLLLGNMGRPGGGILALRGHASIQGSTDIPTLFNILPGYLPMPHAHWPEGLAEYLARVGADTGFWGRKRSYMVSLLKAWWGDAATEDNDFCFGHLPRLTGDHGHFTTVMNQIDGTVKGYFVVGENPAVGSSGGRAQRLGLANLDWLVVRDLTLVETATFWKDGPELETGEMRTEDIGTEVFFLPAASHVEKEGTFTNTQRLLQWREKALDPPGDCRSDLSFYYHLGKRIRQRLSDDEIDRPLRELTWDYPEEGEHREPSAEAVLREINGTGPDGRALSAYTELKPDGSTRCGCWIYCGVYADEVNQAARRRPRGEQSRVAPEWGWAWPANRRLLYNRASADPEGRPWSERKAYVWWDAARGEWTGEDVPDFEKDKPPDYLPPEGAEAEDALAGTDPFIMQADGKGWLFAPAGLADGPLPAHYEPHESPVRNTLYGRQANPARKIYHGPETPYNPPFSPRFPYVLTTYRLTEHHTAGAMSRPLPYLAELQPELFCEVSPQLAAEVGLVNGGWATIVTSRTAIEARVLVTERVRPLRIEGRPVHQVGLPYHWGWGSGGLATGDVANDLLPIVLDPNVYIQEGKAMTCDLRPGRRPRGEALLALIEEYRHD, encoded by the coding sequence ATGGCACAGGGGGGATGGATCTCCCGCTGGCCGGTGATCCGCCAGCTCAGGGGAGAGGACGGCAGGGGCGACGCCGCCCGGTCGGCACGGACCGACGCGCTGCGGCCCCGGACCGAGGAGGCGGACACGGTCGCCAGATCGGTCTGCCCCTACTGCGCGGTCGGCTGCGGCCAGCTCGTCTACGTCAAGGACGGCAGGGTCACCCAGATCGAGGGCGACCCCGACTCGCCGATCTCGCGCGGGCGGCTCTGCCCCAAGGGGTCGGCGAGCAAGCAGCTCGTCACCCACCCGGGCCGGCAGACCCGCGTGCTCTACCGGCGGCCGCACGGCACCGACTGGGAGCCGCTGGACCTCGAGACCGCGATGGACATGATCGCCGACCGGGTGCTGCGGACCCGGCGGGAGACCTGGCAGCAGGAGGAGAAGGGCAAGGTCGTACGGCGCACCATGGGCATCGCCGGCCTGGGCGGGGCGACGCTCGACAACGAAGAGAACTACCTGATGAAGAAGCTGTACACCGCCCTCGGCGCGATCCAGGTGGAGAACCAGGCGCGTATTTGACACTCCTCCACCGTCCCCGGTCTGGGGACCAGCTTCGGGCGTGGTGGCGCGACGGACTTCCAGCAGGATCTGGCCGAATCCGACTGCATCGTCATCCAGGGCTCCAACATGGCCGAATGCCATCCGGTGGGCTTCCAGTGGGTGGTCGAGGCCAGGGCGCGGGGGGCGAAGGTCTTCCACGTCGACCCGCGCTACACCAGGACCAGCGCGCTCGCCGACAAGCACGTGCCGATCCGCGCGGGCAGCGACATCGTCCTGCTCGGCGCGCTGATCAACCACGTGCTCGCCAACGGGCTGGACTTCCGCGAGTACGTCCTGGCCTACACCAACGCCTCGACGATCGTCTCCGAGCGCTTCCAGGACACCGAGGACCTGGACGGGCTGTTCTCCGGCTTCGACCCGGACACGCGCAAGTACGACCCGTCGAGCTGGTCCTACGAGGGCGCGCACGAGGAGGCCGCCGCCGGGCTGCGCGACGAGCAGCTGGAGGGCGGTCCCCGCCATGCCGAGGAGGCGGGGGCCGAGCAGTACGGCTCCGGCGGCGCCGCGATGCGCGCCAGGCCGCCCACCGACCCGACGCTGACCCACCCGCGCTGCGTCTACCAGATCCTCAAACGGCACTTCGCCCGCTACACCCCGGAGACGGTGGCCGAGCTGTGCGGCATCTCCCAGGAGGACTTCGCCGAGCTCGCCGGGGCGGTAACCGCGAACTCCGGCCGGGAGCGGACCACCGCGTGGGTCTACTCGGTCGGCTGGACCCAGCACTCGGTGGGCGTGCAGTACATCCGCACGGCCGCGATCCTGCAGCTGCTGCTGGGCAACATGGGCCGCCCCGGCGGCGGCATCCTGGCGCTGCGCGGCCACGCCAGCATCCAGGGCTCCACCGACATCCCGACGCTGTTCAACATCCTGCCGGGATACCTGCCGATGCCGCACGCCCACTGGCCCGAGGGGCTGGCGGAGTATCTGGCAAGGGTGGGCGCCGACACCGGTTTCTGGGGCCGAAAGCGCTCCTACATGGTGAGCCTGCTCAAGGCGTGGTGGGGCGACGCGGCCACCGAGGACAACGACTTCTGCTTCGGCCACCTGCCGCGCCTGACAGGCGACCACGGCCACTTCACGACCGTGATGAACCAGATCGACGGCACCGTGAAGGGCTACTTCGTGGTGGGGGAGAACCCGGCGGTCGGCTCCTCCGGCGGCAGGGCGCAGCGGCTCGGGCTGGCCAACCTCGACTGGCTGGTGGTGCGCGACCTGACGCTGGTGGAGACGGCCACCTTCTGGAAGGACGGCCCCGAGCTGGAGACCGGGGAGATGCGCACCGAGGACATCGGCACCGAGGTGTTCTTCCTGCCCGCGGCCAGCCACGTGGAGAAGGAGGGCACCTTCACCAACACGCAGCGGCTGCTGCAGTGGCGGGAGAAGGCGCTCGACCCGCCGGGCGACTGCCGTAGCGACCTGTCGTTCTACTACCACCTCGGCAAGCGCATCAGGCAGCGGCTGTCCGACGACGAGATCGACCGGCCGCTGCGCGAGCTGACCTGGGACTACCCGGAGGAGGGCGAGCACCGGGAGCCCTCGGCGGAGGCGGTGCTGCGCGAGATCAACGGCACCGGTCCCGACGGGCGGGCGCTGTCGGCCTACACCGAGCTCAAGCCCGACGGCTCCACCCGGTGCGGCTGCTGGATCTACTGCGGGGTCTACGCCGACGAGGTCAACCAGGCGGCCCGGCGCAGACCGCGCGGCGAGCAGAGCCGGGTCGCGCCCGAATGGGGCTGGGCGTGGCCGGCCAACCGGCGCCTCCTCTACAACCGGGCCTCCGCCGACCCCGAGGGCCGCCCGTGGAGCGAACGCAAGGCCTATGTCTGGTGGGACGCCGCCAGGGGCGAGTGGACCGGGGAGGACGTGCCGGACTTCGAGAAGGACAAGCCGCCGGACTACCTGCCGCCCGAGGGCGCCGAGGCCGAGGACGCGCTGGCCGGGACCGACCCGTTCATCATGCAGGCCGACGGCAAGGGCTGGCTGTTCGCCCCGGCCGGACTGGCCGACGGGCCGCTGCCGGCGCACTACGAGCCGCACGAGTCGCCGGTGCGCAACACGCTGTACGGCCGGCAGGCCAACCCCGCGCGCAAGATCTACCACGGCCCCGAGACGCCCTACAACCCGCCGTTCTCGCCGCGCTTCCCCTACGTGCTCACGACCTACCGGCTCACCGAGCACCACACCGCCGGCGCCATGAGCCGGCCGCTGCCCTACCTGGCCGAGCTCCAGCCCGAACTGTTCTGCGAGGTCTCCCCGCAGCTCGCCGCCGAGGTGGGGCTGGTCAACGGGGGCTGGGCGACGATCGTGACCTCGCGCACCGCGATCGAGGCCCGCGTCCTGGTGACCGAGCGCGTCCGGCCGCTGCGGATCGAGGGCCGGCCGGTCCACCAGGTCGGCCTGCCCTACCACTGGGGCTGGGGCAGCGGCGGCCTGGCCACCGGTGACGTCGCCAACGACCTGCTGCCCATAGTGCTCGACCCGAACGTCTACATCCAGGAGGGCAAGGCCATGACCTGTGACCTGCGGCCCGGTAGGCGCCCCCGGGGAGAGGCCCTGCTCGCCCTGATCGAGGAGTACCGCCATGACTGA
- the nrfD gene encoding NrfD/PsrC family molybdoenzyme membrane anchor subunit, whose amino-acid sequence MTREREMVPEAEFRSYYGQPVIKPPVWHEPHMPTYLYLGGLSGASSVMGAAARLSGYGRLARTAGVTAALGATAGAVFLVAELGRPERFLNMLRVFKPTSPMSMGSWILAVHSGLTAVAAASEVAGARPVSRPAVARPAFRVTGARPASRPAARPVSRVAGYLPSAVAAVLPLAGGAASLIAGVATGPLMATYTAVLLADTAVPAWHEAHRELPFMFAGSALASAGAAGMLATPRAEAGPARAVAVLGAAVETAAGAVLERRLGLAGEPYHQGKAGRRMRAARVLTAGGGLLATVAGRSRALTALSGLALTAGSLLVRFGVLEAGRASAADPKYTVVPQRRRLAAGEPASLPPPARTWP is encoded by the coding sequence GTGACGCGGGAGCGGGAGATGGTGCCGGAGGCGGAGTTCCGGTCCTACTACGGGCAGCCGGTGATCAAGCCCCCGGTCTGGCACGAACCCCACATGCCGACATATCTCTACCTGGGCGGCCTGTCCGGGGCGTCGTCGGTGATGGGGGCGGCGGCCCGGCTCTCCGGGTACGGCCGGCTCGCGCGCACCGCCGGGGTCACCGCGGCGCTCGGAGCCACCGCCGGAGCGGTCTTCCTGGTCGCCGAGCTCGGCAGGCCGGAGCGGTTCCTCAACATGCTGCGCGTTTTCAAGCCCACCTCGCCGATGAGCATGGGCTCCTGGATCCTGGCCGTCCACAGCGGGCTGACGGCGGTCGCCGCCGCCTCCGAGGTCGCCGGCGCGCGGCCCGTCTCCCGGCCCGCCGTAGCCCGGCCCGCTTTCCGGGTCACCGGCGCGCGGCCCGCCTCCCGGCCCGCCGCGCGGCCCGTCTCCCGGGTCGCCGGTTACCTGCCCTCCGCGGTCGCCGCCGTGCTGCCTCTCGCGGGCGGCGCCGCGAGCCTGATCGCCGGGGTGGCCACCGGGCCGCTGATGGCCACCTACACCGCGGTGCTCCTGGCCGACACCGCCGTGCCCGCCTGGCACGAGGCGCACCGGGAGCTGCCGTTCATGTTCGCCGGGAGCGCGCTGGCCAGCGCGGGAGCCGCGGGCATGCTGGCCACGCCCCGCGCGGAGGCGGGCCCGGCCCGTGCCGTGGCCGTGCTCGGCGCCGCCGTGGAGACGGCCGCCGGTGCGGTGCTGGAGCGTCGGCTCGGCCTGGCCGGCGAGCCGTACCACCAGGGGAAGGCGGGCCGCCGGATGCGGGCGGCCCGCGTCCTGACGGCGGGCGGCGGCCTGCTCGCCACGGTCGCCGGCCGCAGCCGCGCCCTCACCGCGCTGTCCGGTCTCGCCCTCACCGCGGGCTCGCTGCTGGTCCGCTTCGGCGTCCTGGAGGCCGGCAGGGCGTCGGCCGCCGACCCGAAGTACACGGTGGTGCCCCAGCGTCGGCGCCTGGCGGCCGGGGAGCCGGCCTCACTCCCGCCGCCGGCCCGGACGTGGCCGTAG
- a CDS encoding 4Fe-4S dicluster domain-containing protein yields the protein MTERMGFFTDTSVCIGCKACEVACKEWNDVPDDGFVFRATSYDNTGSLGASTWRHVAFIEELSRVPAGPGQSGDGGSEGIEGWLMSSDVCKHCTHAACLDVCPTGALFRTEFGTVVVQADVCNGCGYCVPACPYGVIDRRERDGRAFKCTMCYDRQLGGLEPACAKACPTDSIQFGPLEELRTRAEERVERLHEEGRPQARLYGASPGDGVGGAGAFFLLLADPEVYGLPPDPVVTTRDLPTMWRWAAGAALSLVGAVAVSFLGRG from the coding sequence ATGACTGAGCGGATGGGGTTCTTCACCGACACGAGCGTCTGCATCGGCTGCAAGGCGTGCGAGGTCGCCTGCAAGGAGTGGAACGACGTCCCCGACGACGGCTTCGTCTTCCGGGCCACCTCCTACGACAACACCGGGAGCCTGGGGGCGAGCACCTGGCGCCACGTGGCCTTCATCGAGGAGCTGAGCCGGGTGCCGGCCGGTCCCGGGCAGAGCGGCGACGGCGGGTCCGAGGGGATCGAGGGCTGGCTGATGTCATCGGATGTGTGCAAGCACTGCACGCACGCCGCGTGCCTGGACGTCTGCCCGACCGGGGCGCTGTTCCGCACCGAGTTCGGCACGGTGGTGGTGCAGGCGGACGTCTGCAACGGCTGCGGCTACTGCGTGCCGGCCTGCCCCTACGGCGTGATCGACCGCAGGGAGCGCGACGGCCGGGCGTTCAAGTGCACGATGTGCTACGACCGCCAGCTCGGCGGGCTGGAGCCGGCCTGCGCCAAGGCCTGCCCGACCGACTCCATCCAGTTCGGGCCGCTGGAGGAGCTGCGGACCCGCGCCGAGGAGCGGGTGGAGCGGCTGCACGAGGAGGGCAGGCCGCAGGCCCGGCTGTACGGCGCGAGCCCCGGCGACGGGGTGGGCGGCGCCGGCGCGTTCTTCCTGCTGCTCGCCGACCCCGAGGTGTACGGCCTGCCCCCCGATCCGGTGGTGACCACCAGGGACCTGCCGACGATGTGGCGGTGGGCCGCGGGGGCGGCGCTCTCCCTCGTCGGCGCGGTCGCCGTGTCGTTCCTGGGGAGAGGCTGA
- a CDS encoding ROK family protein has product MPCCVSCPRSIWSNRLTGDRPVALIGSGVGAGIITDGIPCRGVNSSAGEWGHTKITMGGRPCRCGGRGLISARPG; this is encoded by the coding sequence GTGCCATGTTGCGTTTCCTGCCCCCGATCCATCTGGTCTAATCGCCTCACGGGGGACAGACCAGTCGCGCTGATCGGCTCGGGGGTCGGGGCCGGCATCATCACCGACGGCATCCCCTGTCGCGGCGTCAACAGCAGCGCCGGCGAGTGGGGGCACACGAAGATCACTATGGGGGGCCGGCCCTGCCGGTGCGGCGGCCGCGGTCTGATCTCAGCCCGTCCCGGCTAA
- the selD gene encoding selenide, water dikinase SelD — MARAAEWGVPAPPASRGPAGEAVRLTRYAHGGGCACKIPPGELEEVVAGLLDGPRPDGRDLPSPAGELVIGLDDGDDAAVVRIEGGRAIVATADFFTPVVDDPYDWGRIAAANALSDVYAVGGEPLVAVNLLGWPRERLPMDLAKEVLRGGLDVAGAAGCHVAGGHSVDDPEPKYGMAVTGLADPGRLLRIDAGRPGLPISLTKPLGVGVLNTRHKATGEVFPQAVAAMTTLNRDASRAALAAGAGCATDVTGFGLLGHLYKLARAGGVTAVVDVAAVPYLEGAREAVRDGYVSGGTRRNLAWVESHLDPGRTGEEDLLLLADAQTSGGLLVAGEIPGAPVIGELVPFDGPALRLR, encoded by the coding sequence ATGGCGAGAGCAGCGGAGTGGGGGGTCCCCGCTCCCCCAGCCTCACGGGGACCGGCGGGGGAGGCGGTCCGGCTGACGCGGTACGCCCACGGGGGCGGCTGCGCCTGCAAGATCCCGCCCGGCGAGCTGGAGGAGGTCGTCGCGGGCCTGCTCGACGGCCCACGGCCGGACGGCCGGGACCTCCCCTCCCCCGCCGGAGAGCTGGTCATCGGGCTCGACGACGGGGACGACGCCGCCGTGGTCCGCATCGAGGGGGGCCGGGCGATCGTGGCCACGGCCGACTTCTTCACGCCCGTGGTGGACGACCCCTACGACTGGGGGCGGATCGCGGCGGCCAACGCCCTGTCGGACGTCTACGCGGTGGGCGGGGAGCCGCTGGTGGCGGTCAACCTGCTCGGCTGGCCACGCGAGAGGCTGCCGATGGATCTGGCGAAGGAGGTGCTGCGCGGCGGCCTGGACGTGGCCGGGGCCGCGGGATGTCATGTCGCGGGGGGCCACAGCGTCGACGACCCGGAGCCGAAGTACGGCATGGCCGTCACCGGCCTGGCCGATCCCGGCCGGCTGCTGCGCATCGACGCGGGGCGGCCGGGGCTGCCGATCTCCCTCACCAAGCCGCTCGGCGTCGGCGTGCTCAACACCCGGCACAAGGCGACCGGCGAGGTCTTCCCGCAGGCGGTTGCCGCGATGACCACGCTGAACCGGGACGCCTCCCGGGCGGCGCTCGCCGCCGGCGCCGGGTGCGCCACGGACGTGACCGGATTCGGCCTGCTCGGCCACCTGTACAAGCTGGCCAGGGCGGGCGGCGTCACGGCGGTGGTCGACGTGGCGGCCGTGCCGTACCTGGAGGGGGCCCGCGAGGCGGTGCGGGACGGCTATGTCAGCGGCGGCACCCGGCGCAATCTGGCCTGGGTGGAGTCCCACCTCGATCCCGGCCGCACCGGCGAGGAGGACCTGCTGCTGCTGGCCGACGCCCAGACCTCCGGCGGCCTGCTGGTGGCGGGCGAGATCCCCGGCGCCCCGGTCATCGGCGAGCTCGTCCCCTTCGACGGCCCGGCCCTGCGGCTGCGCTGA
- a CDS encoding phosphonatase-like hydrolase: protein MIELAVLDIAGTTVEEHGAVYIALEEAVRAAGGRPTPADIRRWMGADKREAITALLTGEPGGAPGRSTVDAVFADFRDRLDAAYADRPPAPLPGVPEALATLRAAGVKVALTTGFDRGVTDALLARIGWGDGVLDAVVCVDDVAAGRPAPYMIFRAMEATGVRDVSRVLTAGDTVRDLEAGSNAGAGIVVGVLTGGLDATALGAARHTHLLPGVADIPGLLSLA from the coding sequence ATGATCGAACTGGCAGTTCTGGACATCGCCGGCACCACCGTCGAGGAGCACGGCGCCGTCTACATCGCTCTTGAGGAGGCCGTACGCGCCGCGGGCGGCCGTCCGACCCCCGCGGACATCCGGCGCTGGATGGGCGCCGACAAGCGCGAAGCCATCACCGCGCTGCTCACCGGAGAGCCGGGCGGCGCTCCCGGAAGGAGCACCGTCGACGCCGTCTTCGCCGACTTCCGCGACCGCCTGGACGCCGCGTACGCCGACCGGCCGCCGGCGCCCCTGCCCGGTGTCCCCGAGGCCCTCGCCACGTTGCGCGCCGCCGGTGTCAAGGTGGCCCTCACCACCGGTTTCGACCGGGGCGTGACCGACGCGCTGCTGGCACGGATCGGCTGGGGGGACGGGGTCCTCGACGCGGTCGTGTGCGTGGACGACGTCGCCGCCGGGCGCCCGGCACCGTACATGATCTTCCGGGCGATGGAGGCGACCGGCGTCCGTGACGTCAGCCGGGTGCTCACGGCGGGCGACACGGTCCGTGACCTCGAAGCCGGCTCCAACGCGGGCGCGGGCATCGTGGTCGGGGTGCTCACCGGCGGCCTGGACGCCACCGCGCTCGGCGCGGCCCGCCACACCCACCTGCTGCCCGGTGTGGCCGACATCCCGGGCCTGCTCTCCCTGGCCTGA